Proteins co-encoded in one Triplophysa dalaica isolate WHDGS20190420 chromosome 16, ASM1584641v1, whole genome shotgun sequence genomic window:
- the LOC130437584 gene encoding G2/M phase-specific E3 ubiquitin-protein ligase-like isoform X2, translated as MYCPFCGAAVESCPAFCSACGHSVKFLKNVSNKVPDENQPSTSEGNTGRSSLDSFMKFRALKEKERKTFFTKKCQASKKDKKTVKIYVGVMWRHNGVLKPVRGKTLPLEVQPNWSSEQLLTAAVKKVKDFNQDIQDGPYVLLYPDGAEVKHIPGTNTPFRIELYKEALGKAYQRITLFTCTVQDFSVNDDSGDSSSEESEVIIKSTSNSPYSESDTLVWDGPNEASTPKAESTSDRPPQPILDQEGGENRTNIQNHTQGPQNCYTNYTRLYAPIVIKSDSEESDGSRPYVQEESRDALTAADIVSDLSSKIIKTSCSRFNINRANVWDGAARGFKRASYDPSHDMLVKFTDDEGTTEDAVDTGGPKREFLTLLMDCLRTRRIFEGPEHQRFLTFNSAAAREDEYFLAGRMIAGSIVHGGPGPRFLSEMLYNNLTGRIDFDGTIEDVTDEIMKTALLEISGAASLDELHMLIDKYSSLLQTAGCFEYPQSVEGKQNIVKDFIQWYIIYRNQYSIQRFRDGLSTLDVINALEQHPIVFTPYMCCGVEKLTPESLEAIFKAQLSEVGSTRRQEETRIIGYWRDYLLDTGEQEAGLSLQDILMFATGLDSLPPSTIVPQPKLCFERTSSYPIASTCTNTIKLPMSKSYEELKNAMDFGIQNSPGFGLQ; from the exons ATGTATTGTCCGTTTTGTGGCGCTGCAGTGGAAAGCTGTCCTGCATTTTGCAGTGCATGTGGCCATAGTGTAAAATTTCTGAAGAATGTTTCCAACAAAGTTCCTGATGAAAATCAGCCAAGCACAAGTGAAG GAAATACAGGGAGAAGTTCATTGGATTCCTTCATGAAGTTCAGGGCTTTGAAAGAGAAGGAGAGGAAAACATTCTTTACTAAGAAATGCCAGGCATCTAAGAAGGATAAGAAAACTGTAAAG aTTTATGTTGGAGTTATGTGGAGACATAATGGTGTACTAAAGCCTGTTAGAGGAAAGACCCTGCCTCTTGAGGTTCAACCTAATTGGTCTTCAGAGCAACTATTAACAGCTgctgtaaaaaaagtaaaagatttTAATCAAGACATACAAGATGGCCCCTATGTGTTGCTGTACCCCGATGGAGCAGAAGTGAAACACATTCCAGGAACAAACACACCCTTCAGAATAGAACTGTACAAAGAGGCACTAGGGAAGGCTTACCAACGAATAACTCTCTTCACATGCACAGTTCAAGACTTTTCAGTCAATG ATGATAGTGGAGATTCTTCAAGTGAAGAGAGCGAAGTGATCATAAAATCTACCTCTAACAGTCCATACTCTGAGAGTGACACTTTG GTTTGGGACGGACCAAATGAAGCAAGCACCCCAAAAGCAGAAAGCACATCAGACAG ACCCCCTCAGCCAATTTTAGACCAA GAAGGAGGAGAGAACagaacaaatatacaaaaccaCACACAGGGCCCTCAAAATTGCTACAC aaattacACACGGTTGTATGCACCAATAGTAATTAAAAGTGATTCCGAAGAGTCAGACGGGAGCAGACCTTATGTTCAAGAGGAAAG CAGGGATGCATTAACTGCTGCAGACATTGTATCAGATCTCTCATCGAAGATCATAAAGACATCTTGCAGCAGATTCAACATAAATCGAGCTAATGTTTGGGATGGAGCAGCTCGTGGTTTCAAACGTGCCTCATATGACCCCTCACATGACATGCTTGTCAAATTCACAGATGATGAAGGGACAACTGAAGATGCAGTAGACACGGGTGGTCCAAAACGGGAGTTTCTAACCCTCTTAATGGACTGTTTAAGGACTCGAAGAATCTTTGAGGGCCCAGAACATCAGAGATTTCTCACATTTAACAGTGCAG CTGCCAGAGAAGATGAATACTTTCTTGCTGGAAGGATGATCGCAGGTTCTATAGTTCATGGTGGTCCAGGTCCTCGCTTTCTCTCAGAGATGCTGTACAATAACCTTACTGGGAGGATTGACTTCGATGGAACAATTGAAGATGTAACAGATGAGATCATGAAGACAGCCTTGCTCGAG ATATCAGGTGCTGCATCATTAGATGAATTACACATGCTCATTGATAAGTATTCCAGCTTGCTGCAGACTGCCGGATGTTTCGAGTATCCACAAAGTGTAGAAGGCAAACAGAACATTGTAAAGGATTTCATACAGTGGTACATAATATACAGAAATCAGTACTCAATTCAGAG ATTTAGGGATGGTCTTTCGACATTGGATGTCATCAATGCCCTGGAGCAGCATCCAATTGTATTCACTCCATACATGTGCTGTGGTGTTGAGAAACTCACTCCTGAATCATTGGAGGCTATCTTTAAGGCTCAGCTCAGTGAAGTAGGTAGCACCAGGCGACAAGAAGAAACCAGAATAATTGGATATTGGAGAGACTATCTACTTGACACAGGAG aaCAAGAAGCAGGACTCTCCCTCCAGGACATCCTGATGTTTGCTACAGGACTGGATTCACTGCCTCCTTCGACAATTGTCCCTCAACCCAAACTCTGCTTTGAGAGGACCTCCAGCTATCCTATTGCTAGTACCTGTACCAACACAATCAAATTACCAATGTCCAAAAGTTATGAAGAGTTAAAAAATGCAATGGACTTTGGCATACAAAACTCACCTGGTTTTGGATTGCAGTGA
- the LOC130437584 gene encoding G2/M phase-specific E3 ubiquitin-protein ligase-like isoform X3, with protein MYCPFCGAAVESCPAFCSACGHSVKFLKNVSNKVPDENQPSTSEAGNTGRSSLDSFMKFRALKEKERKTFFTKKCQASKKDKKTVKIYVGVMWRHNGVLKPVRGKTLPLEVQPNWSSEQLLTAAVKKVKDFNQDIQDGPYVLLYPDGAEVKHIPGTNTPFRIELYKEALGKAYQRITLFTCTVQDFSVNDDSGDSSSEESEVIIKSTSNSPYSESDTLVWDGPNEASTPKAESTSDRPPQPILDQEGGENRTNIQNHTQGPQNCYTNYTRLYAPIVIKSDSEESDGSRPYVQEERDALTAADIVSDLSSKIIKTSCSRFNINRANVWDGAARGFKRASYDPSHDMLVKFTDDEGTTEDAVDTGGPKREFLTLLMDCLRTRRIFEGPEHQRFLTFNSAAAREDEYFLAGRMIAGSIVHGGPGPRFLSEMLYNNLTGRIDFDGTIEDVTDEIMKTALLEISGAASLDELHMLIDKYSSLLQTAGCFEYPQSVEGKQNIVKDFIQWYIIYRNQYSIQRFRDGLSTLDVINALEQHPIVFTPYMCCGVEKLTPESLEAIFKAQLSEVGSTRRQEETRIIGYWRDYLLDTGEQEAGLSLQDILMFATGLDSLPPSTIVPQPKLCFERTSSYPIASTCTNTIKLPMSKSYEELKNAMDFGIQNSPGFGLQ; from the exons ATGTATTGTCCGTTTTGTGGCGCTGCAGTGGAAAGCTGTCCTGCATTTTGCAGTGCATGTGGCCATAGTGTAAAATTTCTGAAGAATGTTTCCAACAAAGTTCCTGATGAAAATCAGCCAAGCACAAGTGAAG CAGGAAATACAGGGAGAAGTTCATTGGATTCCTTCATGAAGTTCAGGGCTTTGAAAGAGAAGGAGAGGAAAACATTCTTTACTAAGAAATGCCAGGCATCTAAGAAGGATAAGAAAACTGTAAAG aTTTATGTTGGAGTTATGTGGAGACATAATGGTGTACTAAAGCCTGTTAGAGGAAAGACCCTGCCTCTTGAGGTTCAACCTAATTGGTCTTCAGAGCAACTATTAACAGCTgctgtaaaaaaagtaaaagatttTAATCAAGACATACAAGATGGCCCCTATGTGTTGCTGTACCCCGATGGAGCAGAAGTGAAACACATTCCAGGAACAAACACACCCTTCAGAATAGAACTGTACAAAGAGGCACTAGGGAAGGCTTACCAACGAATAACTCTCTTCACATGCACAGTTCAAGACTTTTCAGTCAATG ATGATAGTGGAGATTCTTCAAGTGAAGAGAGCGAAGTGATCATAAAATCTACCTCTAACAGTCCATACTCTGAGAGTGACACTTTG GTTTGGGACGGACCAAATGAAGCAAGCACCCCAAAAGCAGAAAGCACATCAGACAG ACCCCCTCAGCCAATTTTAGACCAA GAAGGAGGAGAGAACagaacaaatatacaaaaccaCACACAGGGCCCTCAAAATTGCTACAC aaattacACACGGTTGTATGCACCAATAGTAATTAAAAGTGATTCCGAAGAGTCAGACGGGAGCAGACCTTATGTTCAAGAGGAAAG GGATGCATTAACTGCTGCAGACATTGTATCAGATCTCTCATCGAAGATCATAAAGACATCTTGCAGCAGATTCAACATAAATCGAGCTAATGTTTGGGATGGAGCAGCTCGTGGTTTCAAACGTGCCTCATATGACCCCTCACATGACATGCTTGTCAAATTCACAGATGATGAAGGGACAACTGAAGATGCAGTAGACACGGGTGGTCCAAAACGGGAGTTTCTAACCCTCTTAATGGACTGTTTAAGGACTCGAAGAATCTTTGAGGGCCCAGAACATCAGAGATTTCTCACATTTAACAGTGCAG CTGCCAGAGAAGATGAATACTTTCTTGCTGGAAGGATGATCGCAGGTTCTATAGTTCATGGTGGTCCAGGTCCTCGCTTTCTCTCAGAGATGCTGTACAATAACCTTACTGGGAGGATTGACTTCGATGGAACAATTGAAGATGTAACAGATGAGATCATGAAGACAGCCTTGCTCGAG ATATCAGGTGCTGCATCATTAGATGAATTACACATGCTCATTGATAAGTATTCCAGCTTGCTGCAGACTGCCGGATGTTTCGAGTATCCACAAAGTGTAGAAGGCAAACAGAACATTGTAAAGGATTTCATACAGTGGTACATAATATACAGAAATCAGTACTCAATTCAGAG ATTTAGGGATGGTCTTTCGACATTGGATGTCATCAATGCCCTGGAGCAGCATCCAATTGTATTCACTCCATACATGTGCTGTGGTGTTGAGAAACTCACTCCTGAATCATTGGAGGCTATCTTTAAGGCTCAGCTCAGTGAAGTAGGTAGCACCAGGCGACAAGAAGAAACCAGAATAATTGGATATTGGAGAGACTATCTACTTGACACAGGAG aaCAAGAAGCAGGACTCTCCCTCCAGGACATCCTGATGTTTGCTACAGGACTGGATTCACTGCCTCCTTCGACAATTGTCCCTCAACCCAAACTCTGCTTTGAGAGGACCTCCAGCTATCCTATTGCTAGTACCTGTACCAACACAATCAAATTACCAATGTCCAAAAGTTATGAAGAGTTAAAAAATGCAATGGACTTTGGCATACAAAACTCACCTGGTTTTGGATTGCAGTGA
- the LOC130437585 gene encoding uncharacterized protein LOC130437585 — protein sequence MFCPFCGNELGTAIAFCGSCGSNVQILSEHDFPIEVSEEDLLRKYFRDGHTYSVILDILASKHNLKFSLRTLKIKLNRLSLYRRKSYTPLDIVQAAITEELDGPGQHYGYRTMCQTLRQKYSLTVNRQDVMYMMADLDPLGVVQRSRRMFVRRVYHSLGPNHTWHVDGYDKLKPYGLAISGCIDGYSRKVMWLVCGASNNNPEVIAHHYLQCATEFGVIPKLLRKDCGTENGVMAAIHCTLRSNHQDELAGAASHVYGASTTNQRIESWWSYFRKQRTQFWMDLLNDLKERQLFNGSHEHICLVRFVFLGMLQKELDETKEIWNTHTIRAVKQSRCPSGKPDAMFIVPHRFNGTDCGFPISQDNLDQYLAEPTLSMCGDDQLQANFEELHSQGNFTTPLNWETGVENYITMKNIAEI from the exons ATGTTTTGTCCCTTTTGTGGAAACGAACTTGGGACTGCTATTGCCTTTTGTGGCTCTTGCGGTTCTAATGTCCAAATTTTGTCAGAGCACG ATTTCCCAATCGAAGTTTCTGAAGAGGATCTTCTTCGCAAGTACTTTAGAGATGGACACACTTACAGTGTAATTTTGGATATTCTGGCATCAAAGCACAACCTCAAATTCAGCCTTCGTACcttaaaaatcaaattaaacagaCTATCATTGTACAGACGAAAAAGCTACACACCTTTGGACATTGTTCAGGCAGCAATTACTGAGGAGTTGGATGGTCCTGGACAGCATTATGGGTACCGCACAATGTGCCAAACACTACGTCAGAAATACAGTCTTACAGTTAACAGACAAGATGTTATGTATATGATGGCAGATCTTGATCCATTAGGAGTTGTACAACGATcaagaagaatgtttgtaagaaGGGTTTACCATTCTTTGGGGCCAAATCACACCTGGCACGTTGATGGATATGACAAATTAAAACCCTATGGTTTGGCCATAAGTGGCTGCATTGATGGATACTCTCGGAAAGTGATGTGGTTGGTCTGTGGAGCCAGCAACAACAACCCAGAAGTTATAGCTCATCATTACCTGCAGTGTGCCACTGAATTTGGGGTCATACCAAAGCTTCTTCGCAAGGACTGTGGCACTGAAAATGGAGTAATGGCTGCAATCCACTGCACTCTGAGATCAAACCACCAAGATGAACTTGCAGGGGCTGCAAGTCATGTGTATGGCGCATCAACTACCAACCAAAGAATTGAAAGCTGGTGGTCATATTTCAGAAAACAAAG GACTCAGTTCTGGATGGATCTTTTGAATGACCTGAAAGAGAGACAACTTTTTAATGGCAGTCATGAGCACATATGCTTGGTGCGTTTTGTCTTTTTGGGCATGCTACAGAAGGAGCTTGATGAAACCAAAGAAATTTGGAACACACACACCATTAGGGCAGTTAAACAATCTCGCTGTCCTTCTGGGAAACCAGATGCAATGTTCATTGTTCCACACAG GTTTAATGGAACCGATTGTGGATTCCCTATCTCACAGGACAACCTGGACCAGTATCTGGCTGAACCCACTTTGAGTATGTGTGGAGATGACCAGCTTCAAGCAAACTTTGAAGAACTACATTCACAGGGCAATTTTACTACACCTCTGAACTGGGAGACTGGTGTGGAAAATTACATAACCATGAAGAACATTGCTGAAATTTAA
- the LOC130437584 gene encoding G2/M phase-specific E3 ubiquitin-protein ligase-like isoform X1 translates to MYCPFCGAAVESCPAFCSACGHSVKFLKNVSNKVPDENQPSTSEAGNTGRSSLDSFMKFRALKEKERKTFFTKKCQASKKDKKTVKIYVGVMWRHNGVLKPVRGKTLPLEVQPNWSSEQLLTAAVKKVKDFNQDIQDGPYVLLYPDGAEVKHIPGTNTPFRIELYKEALGKAYQRITLFTCTVQDFSVNDDSGDSSSEESEVIIKSTSNSPYSESDTLVWDGPNEASTPKAESTSDRPPQPILDQEGGENRTNIQNHTQGPQNCYTNYTRLYAPIVIKSDSEESDGSRPYVQEESRDALTAADIVSDLSSKIIKTSCSRFNINRANVWDGAARGFKRASYDPSHDMLVKFTDDEGTTEDAVDTGGPKREFLTLLMDCLRTRRIFEGPEHQRFLTFNSAAAREDEYFLAGRMIAGSIVHGGPGPRFLSEMLYNNLTGRIDFDGTIEDVTDEIMKTALLEISGAASLDELHMLIDKYSSLLQTAGCFEYPQSVEGKQNIVKDFIQWYIIYRNQYSIQRFRDGLSTLDVINALEQHPIVFTPYMCCGVEKLTPESLEAIFKAQLSEVGSTRRQEETRIIGYWRDYLLDTGEQEAGLSLQDILMFATGLDSLPPSTIVPQPKLCFERTSSYPIASTCTNTIKLPMSKSYEELKNAMDFGIQNSPGFGLQ, encoded by the exons ATGTATTGTCCGTTTTGTGGCGCTGCAGTGGAAAGCTGTCCTGCATTTTGCAGTGCATGTGGCCATAGTGTAAAATTTCTGAAGAATGTTTCCAACAAAGTTCCTGATGAAAATCAGCCAAGCACAAGTGAAG CAGGAAATACAGGGAGAAGTTCATTGGATTCCTTCATGAAGTTCAGGGCTTTGAAAGAGAAGGAGAGGAAAACATTCTTTACTAAGAAATGCCAGGCATCTAAGAAGGATAAGAAAACTGTAAAG aTTTATGTTGGAGTTATGTGGAGACATAATGGTGTACTAAAGCCTGTTAGAGGAAAGACCCTGCCTCTTGAGGTTCAACCTAATTGGTCTTCAGAGCAACTATTAACAGCTgctgtaaaaaaagtaaaagatttTAATCAAGACATACAAGATGGCCCCTATGTGTTGCTGTACCCCGATGGAGCAGAAGTGAAACACATTCCAGGAACAAACACACCCTTCAGAATAGAACTGTACAAAGAGGCACTAGGGAAGGCTTACCAACGAATAACTCTCTTCACATGCACAGTTCAAGACTTTTCAGTCAATG ATGATAGTGGAGATTCTTCAAGTGAAGAGAGCGAAGTGATCATAAAATCTACCTCTAACAGTCCATACTCTGAGAGTGACACTTTG GTTTGGGACGGACCAAATGAAGCAAGCACCCCAAAAGCAGAAAGCACATCAGACAG ACCCCCTCAGCCAATTTTAGACCAA GAAGGAGGAGAGAACagaacaaatatacaaaaccaCACACAGGGCCCTCAAAATTGCTACAC aaattacACACGGTTGTATGCACCAATAGTAATTAAAAGTGATTCCGAAGAGTCAGACGGGAGCAGACCTTATGTTCAAGAGGAAAG CAGGGATGCATTAACTGCTGCAGACATTGTATCAGATCTCTCATCGAAGATCATAAAGACATCTTGCAGCAGATTCAACATAAATCGAGCTAATGTTTGGGATGGAGCAGCTCGTGGTTTCAAACGTGCCTCATATGACCCCTCACATGACATGCTTGTCAAATTCACAGATGATGAAGGGACAACTGAAGATGCAGTAGACACGGGTGGTCCAAAACGGGAGTTTCTAACCCTCTTAATGGACTGTTTAAGGACTCGAAGAATCTTTGAGGGCCCAGAACATCAGAGATTTCTCACATTTAACAGTGCAG CTGCCAGAGAAGATGAATACTTTCTTGCTGGAAGGATGATCGCAGGTTCTATAGTTCATGGTGGTCCAGGTCCTCGCTTTCTCTCAGAGATGCTGTACAATAACCTTACTGGGAGGATTGACTTCGATGGAACAATTGAAGATGTAACAGATGAGATCATGAAGACAGCCTTGCTCGAG ATATCAGGTGCTGCATCATTAGATGAATTACACATGCTCATTGATAAGTATTCCAGCTTGCTGCAGACTGCCGGATGTTTCGAGTATCCACAAAGTGTAGAAGGCAAACAGAACATTGTAAAGGATTTCATACAGTGGTACATAATATACAGAAATCAGTACTCAATTCAGAG ATTTAGGGATGGTCTTTCGACATTGGATGTCATCAATGCCCTGGAGCAGCATCCAATTGTATTCACTCCATACATGTGCTGTGGTGTTGAGAAACTCACTCCTGAATCATTGGAGGCTATCTTTAAGGCTCAGCTCAGTGAAGTAGGTAGCACCAGGCGACAAGAAGAAACCAGAATAATTGGATATTGGAGAGACTATCTACTTGACACAGGAG aaCAAGAAGCAGGACTCTCCCTCCAGGACATCCTGATGTTTGCTACAGGACTGGATTCACTGCCTCCTTCGACAATTGTCCCTCAACCCAAACTCTGCTTTGAGAGGACCTCCAGCTATCCTATTGCTAGTACCTGTACCAACACAATCAAATTACCAATGTCCAAAAGTTATGAAGAGTTAAAAAATGCAATGGACTTTGGCATACAAAACTCACCTGGTTTTGGATTGCAGTGA